The Luteolibacter sp. Y139 DNA window GAGCTCTACCGGCTGTGAGAGAGAAGCGAACCATCCCTGTCTGCCCTGCGGCGGAGCTGCCGCCGGGGTCGCGGAAGATCATCGATGCCGGTGACGGCCGCTCGATCGGCGTCTTCAATGTGCACGGGAACTACTATGCCCTTCGTAATTTGTGCCCGCACGCCGGAGCGGAGCTGTGCCAGGGCATCGTGACGGGAATGAATGAGCCATCCGCCGTGGGCGAATTCCGGTGGACGAGGGAAGGGGAGATCCTGCGTTGTCCGTGGCACGGCTGGGAGTTCGATATCCTGACCGGCCGTTCGGTGTTTTGTCCGGAGAAGGTTCGCGTGGCGACCTACGAGGCCGGGGTGGAGACCTACGAGACGGGCGTGGACGAGGCGGGGGTGGTGGTCGTGCGGGTTTGAGGATCCTGGTGCGTAATTTGCGAAAATGCGAAGACTAAACCCCCGTGAATACGTAGGTTTTTTGAAATCCAGGGTCTCACGCGATTACGTAATGGGAAACTAGTTAAGAATCCCGAATAGTGGCCATGTCGAACGCAATCACCCTTCACCCCGTTCCTCCCATGACCGCTCAAGACAAGATCCAACAACTCGCGATGGCCGCTCTCCGCTCCGCTCCGTCGCCAGCAGGCGCTCCGAAGCCGTCCACGTTCATGGCGGATCCGGAAAAGCTGCGTGCCATTCCGACGGCTGCTCCGATCGAGCCGACTGCGAAAGCTGAGCCAGCCGCTCCCGTCACTCCTTCGATGCCGGTGACCGAGGCAGGCCTCCAACCGGAAGCCAAGCCCTTCAAGGATGAAGGTTGCCCGGAACTCCGCGCGATGATCGAGGAGCGCGACGCGACTAAGGAGAAGTCACACAAGCGCAAAAGCCTGGCCGTCACCTGCTCTCTTCTCGCCATGCTGGCCGCCTTGGGTGGTTGGTTCGCGGTGAGCCCCTCGGCCCAGGCCAAGGTCGCCAAGATCGTCCCTCTGATGAAGGCGTCGGTGCAAGACGTGAAGTCGCTGGCGAACACCAAGAAGAATTTCGACAAGCAGCTCGAGAAGATCGGCAATCATGGCAACCAGATCGCCGACGCGACCCGCGCGATGGGCGTCGACCCGGACTCGGTGCCCAAGGGCAATGGCGAAGAGATCGACGGTGCCATGAAGAGCATGAGCGGCGGTCAACGGACCACCACCGAGCGCAACAAGGACGTGCAGGACAAGCTCGGCTTCGTTGGCAAGCTGCTTGGAAACAAGACGCCGGGTGCCGAGGCACAGCCTGAGGCGAAGTAATCCGCCGCGGAAAAAGCTGGCCATGCTGCCAGCGTCGCGGCGGCATCAGGCGCGTGGAGCACGAGCCCTTTCTGGAAATTCGCGATGCGACCGTGTGGCGTGGGGAAACCCGCGCCCTTCGCGATTTCTCACTGACCCTTCGCCACGGTGAGAGCGTGGCCATCCTCGGCCCGAATGGTGCCGGCAAGAGCACGCTGCTCAAGCTGCTGACCGGCGAGGTCCGGCCGGAGGCAAATCCGGAAACCGTCTGCCGTCTTTTCGGCGAGGAGCTCTGGTCACTTGAGGAGCTGCGGCACCGGATCGGAGTGGTGATGCCGGAGGATATCGCCCGCTTCGAACGGGAGGAGGTGGCGC harbors:
- a CDS encoding Rieske (2Fe-2S) protein, which produces MREKRTIPVCPAAELPPGSRKIIDAGDGRSIGVFNVHGNYYALRNLCPHAGAELCQGIVTGMNEPSAVGEFRWTREGEILRCPWHGWEFDILTGRSVFCPEKVRVATYEAGVETYETGVDEAGVVVVRV